The Nocardia sp. BMG51109 nucleotide sequence CGCAGCCGTGGGATTCGACGCCGAAGTCCGATCCCGAGAAGCTGGACCTGAATCCCGTCGCCGGTCAGATGGCGGCTCTCATCGGAGTGACCCCGAAACGGTGACGGCGGAGGCGGTGACGGCGGTCGTGCGCGCGGCGTGCGGCCGGACCGCGCCGTCGCCGGTCCCCGGGCTCGGACCCGGGGCGACGGACCGTACATTCGGCGGCGTTAGGGTGTCGGCGTGAGTTCTGATCTGATCGACCAGCCGTCGCACGCTGCGTCGGAGCCCGCCGCGGCGGAGGCGCCGGCCACGGCCGAGGCCGCCGCCGGCACCGCGTCGTCGACACTGCGCACCGTGATCACCGCGGTGGCGGCGGTGTGGTTGATCGTCGCGCTGGTGGCGGCGGCCTGGTTCGGCGTCGGCTGGGTGCGCGCGGCGTGGTTCACCGAGGGGCCGCGCGCCGACGCCCGCGATGCCGCGGTGGATTCCGCCCGGCAGGCCGCGCTCAACCTGTCCTCGATGAACCCGGACAACATCGATGGCTCGATCGACCTGATGAGGTCGTCGATGACCGGGCCGATGCTCGACCAGCTGAACGAGAATCGCGACCGCATCAAGCAGGCCGCGGAGAGTAATAAGACCAAGATCGACGCCAAGGTGCTCGGAGCGTCGCTGAGCTCGCTGAACAGCGAGCGCGACAAGGCGTCGGCCCTCGTGGTGCTGCAGCTGACCCAGACCGCGCCGAACGTGCCGCCGCAGTCGTTCCGGGCGACCTGGACGCTGGACATGACCAAGGCGGGCGACACCTGGAAGGCCGAGCAGGCCAATTCGCTGGGGCAGCTGGTGCCGTTGAACTCCTCCGGGCCCGCGGGCGGCGCACCCGGCGCGCCCGCTCCGGGTGGTGCCGCCCCGGGCAGCCCGGACAACTCCACCCCGGACACCCCCGCGCCGACGCCCGGTGGGGCGCCGCAGGATCAGCCGGGATCGTAGGAGGTACAGGACATGTCATCCCGCCGACCCGTCAACAAGGTCTCGTCGCGCCTGCGGCCCTCCGACTCCACCCCGGACTCCACCTCCGACGCCGCCGAACGCACCGTTCGCCGCCGTACCGCCCAGCGCCCGGCGTCGCGGTCCCGCGCCGGGGAGGCGCGCTCCGCGCGGCCCGCCGCCGAGAAGGAGCCCGCGGACGAAGCTCCGTCGCGCCGGTTCGGTCGTCGGCCCGCGAGCGGCCCCGGCCGGAAGGGCGCGACGGCCCGGGCGCGCACCGGCGGGCCGGGAAAGCTGCGCTCGCTCCGGACGTCCTGGGGTCTGGTGTCCGGCATGCTGGTGGCGGCCGTGCTGCTCAGCGCGTTCGCCGCGGTGGCGTGCTTCCGGCCGGGCGTGGCCGACGGCAACCAGGCCTATGTGGACACCGCGGCCACGCAGGAGGTGACCGCCGCCGCCGACAACGCGCTGAAGACGATCTACTCCACCGATGCCGAGAACATCGGCGGGTACAAGGACGCCGTGCACAAGGTGGTCACCGGCAAGATGCTCACGGATTTCGACAAGTTCGCCGACACCACGATCTCGGCCGTTCAGCAGGCGCAGTCGACCGCGCAGGCGAATCCCGACCCGATCGGTGTGACTTTGCTCACCGATGATCGGGCCGAGTTGTTGGTGAATCTGACCGTCAGCGCGACCAAGGACAACGTTCCTCAGGAGAGCGCGTCCGGCCCGATCGTGCTTCACATGCAGAAGGTCGACGGCCACTGGCTGGCGAGCGAAATCGCCGACCGTTGAGCGAACAACTGGCAATTGTCACAGCTCAATAGGTGATTCACCAGGGCCGCAGGCGATCTCGCACTCGGGCCAGCAGGGGATTTGCACCCCCTTACACTTGACGAGTTTCGTCCGACCAGTCACGCTATTCACAACAGCGGCAGCTGTCACAGGGCTCTCGGGCCCGGGTGGAATCGCCGTCGAGGCCCGAACGCAGCCAGCGCGGAACGGGTTCGGCGCGCCAGCCGTCCGAAACGTGATTCGGATGGTACTTTGACACCCTCTCTGGAGGGGTGTAAGTTTGGTCGTTGCGCTGGCTGCCTCCTGTCCATACCTTGATCGCACTACGAAAGTTCCACCGTCGAGGTGTTACTTCCGTTTTTTGCTGTTCGAGTTTCGTGCGGGGTGTGACCAGCGGAATTCGTAGCAAAGACAAGCGACGGTCGTTGCGGTGCTCTGTACGTACGGGCACCACGCGACCCGCGTGAGGTGCTGGAAGGACGCATCTTGGCAGTCTCCACCCAGACCAAGGCCACCACGGCGGGCCGTGACAACTACACGGTCCCCGGAGCCCCGAAGCGGGTGTCTTTCGCGAAGATCCGTGAGCCCTTGGAGGTTCCTGGCCTTCTCAACCTACAAACGGAGTCATTCGCCTGGCTGGTCGGCTCACCGGACTGGCGTGCGCGCGCGAGCGCTCGCGGCGAGGCCACCCCGGTCGGCGGGCTCGAGGAGGTGCTCGAGGAGCTCTCGCCGATCGAGGATTTCTCGGGCTCCATGTCCCTGTCCTTCTCCGATCCGCGCTTCGAAGAGGTCAAGGCCTCGATCGAGGAGTGCAAGGACAAGGACATGACCTACGCGGCGCCGTTGTTCGTCACCGCGGAGTTCATCAACAACAACACCGGTGAGATCAAGTCGCAGACGGTCTTCATGGGTGATTTCCCGATGATGACCGATAAGGGGACGTTCATCATCAACGGCACCGAGCGTGTGGTGGTGTCGCAGCTGGTGCGTTCGCCGGGTGTGTATTTCGACGAGTCGATCGATAAGGGCACCGAGAAGCTGCTGCACAGTGTCCGGGTGATTCCGAGCCGTGGTGCGTGGCTGGAGTTCGATGTCGACAAGCGCGACACGGTGGGTGTGCGCATCGACCGCAAGCGCCGCCAGCCGGTCACCGTGCTGCTCAAGGCGCTCGGCATGACCACCGAGGAGATCGGCGAGCGGTTCGGCTTCTCCGAGATCATGATGTCGACCCTGGAGAAGGACAACACGGCCGGCCAGGACGAGGCGCTGCTCGATATCTACCGCAAGCTGCGCCCGGGTGAGCCGCCGACGAAGGAGTCGGCGCAGACCCTGCTGGAGAACCTGTTCTTCAAGGAGAAGCGCTACGACCTGGCGCGCGTGGGCCGCTACAAGGTGAACAAGAAGCTCGGCCTGAACGCGGGCGAGCCGGTCACCGGTTCGGTGCTGACCCGTGACGACATCGTCGCCACCATCGAGTACCTGGTCCGCCTGCACCAGGGCGACCACACCATGACCGCGCCCGCCGGCGTCGAGGTCCCGGTCGAGGTGGACGACATCGACCACTTCGGTAACCGCCGCCTGCGCACCGTCGGCGAGCTGATCCAGAACCAGATCCGGGTCGGCCTCTCGCGGATGGAACGCGTTGTGCGCGAGCGCATGACGACCCAGGACGTGGAGGCGATCACGCCGCAGACGTTGATCAACATCCGCCCCGTCGTGGCCGCGATCAAGGAGTTCTTCGGAACCTCGCAGCTGTCGCAGTTCATGGACCAGAACAACCCGCTGTCGGGTCTGACCCACAAGCGCCGCCTGTCGGCGCTGGGCCCGGGCGGTCTGTCCCGTGAGCGTGCCGGCCTCGAGGTGCGCGACGTGCACCCGTCGCACTACGGCCGGATGTGCCCGATCGAGACCCCGGAAGGCCCGAACATCGGCCTGATCGGCTCGCTGTCGGTGTACGCGCGGGTCAATCCGTTCGGCTTCATCGAGACGCCGTACCGCAAGGTCGAGAACGGCCGCGTCACCGACGAGGTGGTCTACCTGACCGCCGACGAGGAGGATCGGCACGTCCGGGCCCAGGCGAACTCGCCGGTCGGGGCCGACGGTCACTTCGTCGACGACCGGGTGCTGGCTCGCCGCGGCAACGAGGAGATGGAATTCGTCGGCCCGGCCGAGGTCGATTACATGGATGTGTCGCCGCGGCAGATGGTGTCGGTGGCGACGGCGATGATTCCGTTCCTCGAGCACGACGACGCCAACCGCGCCCTGATGGGCGCGAACATGCAGCGTCAGGCGGTGCCGCTGATCCGTTCCGAGTCGCCGCTGGTCGGTACCGGTATGGAGCTGCGGGCCGCGGTGGACGCCGGCGACGTGGTCGTGAACGAGAAGCCCGGTGTGGTGGAGGAGGTTTCGGCCGACTACATCACGGTGATGCACGATGACGGCACCCGGCGTAGTTATCGGATGCGGAAGTTCGCGCGGTCGAATCAGGGGACGTGTGCGAATCAGCGGCCGATCGTGGACGAGGGGCAGCGGGTCGAGCACGGTCAGGTGCTGGCGGATGGGCCGTGTACCGATAACGGTGAGATGGCTCTGGGGAAGAATCTTCTGGTGGCGGTGATGCCGTGGGAGGGGCACAACTACGAGGACGCGATCATCCTGTCGCAGCGTCTGGTGGAGGAGGATGTGCTGACCTCGATTCATATCGAGGAGCACGAGATCGATGCGCGGGATACGAAGCTGGGTGCCGAGGAGATCACCCGTGATATCCCGAATGTGTCGGATGAGGTTCTGGCGGATCTGGATGAGCGGGGCATCGTGCGGATCGGTGCCGAGGTGCGTGATGGTGACATCCTGGTCGGGAAGGTGACTCCGAAGGGGGAGACCGAGCTGACGCCGGAGGAGCGGTTGTTGCGGGCGATCTTCGGGGAGAAGGCCCGCGAGGTGCGGGATACGTCGTTGAAGGTGCCGCACGGTGAGTCGGGCAAGGTGATCGGGATCCGGGTGTTCTCCCGTGATGACGATGATGATCTGCCGCCGGGTGTGAACGAGCTGGTGCGGGTGTATGTGGCGCAGAAGCGGAAGATTCAGGATGGTGACAAGCTCGCGGGCCGGCACGGGAACAAGGGTGTGATCGGGAAGATCCTGCCGACGGAGGATATGCCGTTCATGCCGGATGGCACGCCGATCGATATCATCTTGAATACCCATGGTGTGCCGCGTCGTATGAATATCGGTCAGATCCTGGAGACGCATCTGGGCTGGATCGCCAAGAGCGGCTGGAAGATCGACGGTAACGATCAGGGCTTGGAGAGCATGCCCGACTGGGCGCAGAACCTGCCCGAGGACATGTGGGGCCAGGAGGCCGACACCAATATCGCCACCCCGGTGTTCGACGGTGCGCAGGAGGACGAGCTGACCGGTCTGCTCGGCTCCACCCTGCCCAACCGCGACGGGGAGACGATGGTGCACTCCGACGGTAAGGCGACGCTGTTCGACGGTCGTTCGGGTGAGCCGTTCCCCTACCCGGTGGCGGTCGGCTACATGTACATCCTCAAGCTGCACCATCTGGTCGACGACAAGATCCACGCCCGCTCGACCGGCCCGTACTCGATGATCACCCAGCAGCCGCTCGGCGGTAAGGCACAGTTCGGTGGCCAGCGATTCGGCGAGATGGAGTGCTGGGCCATGCAGGCCTACGGCGCCGCCTACACCCTGCAGGAACTGCTCACCATCAAATCCGACGACGTGGTCGGCCGCGTCAAGGTGTACGAGGCCATCGTCAAGGGCGAGAACATCCCCGAACCGGGCATCCCCGAATCGTTCAAGGTGCTGCTCAAGGAACTCCAGTCGCTGTGCCTCAACGTCGAGGTGCTGTCGTCCGACGGCGCGGCGATCGAGCTGCGCGAAGGCGAGGACGAGGACCTGGAGCGCGCCGCGGCGAACCTGGGAATCAACCTGTCCCGCAACGAGGCTGCAACGGTCGACGACCTGGCGCAGTGATGGTCCGCCCGACTCCGTCGTCCCGGCACGCTTTCGGCCGGGACCTCGCGAGATTCCGGCCGAAAGCACGCCGGAATGACGGAGTCGGGGCCGGGCACTTGATTACGACGATTGAGAACTTGCTCGAAATCAATCCCACCAGGGGAAAGGAAGTTACGTGCTAGACGTCAACTTCTTCGATGAACTCCGGATCGGCTTGGCCACCGCCGAAGATATCCGCCAGTGGT carries:
- a CDS encoding DNA-directed RNA polymerase subunit beta, giving the protein MLEGRILAVSTQTKATTAGRDNYTVPGAPKRVSFAKIREPLEVPGLLNLQTESFAWLVGSPDWRARASARGEATPVGGLEEVLEELSPIEDFSGSMSLSFSDPRFEEVKASIEECKDKDMTYAAPLFVTAEFINNNTGEIKSQTVFMGDFPMMTDKGTFIINGTERVVVSQLVRSPGVYFDESIDKGTEKLLHSVRVIPSRGAWLEFDVDKRDTVGVRIDRKRRQPVTVLLKALGMTTEEIGERFGFSEIMMSTLEKDNTAGQDEALLDIYRKLRPGEPPTKESAQTLLENLFFKEKRYDLARVGRYKVNKKLGLNAGEPVTGSVLTRDDIVATIEYLVRLHQGDHTMTAPAGVEVPVEVDDIDHFGNRRLRTVGELIQNQIRVGLSRMERVVRERMTTQDVEAITPQTLINIRPVVAAIKEFFGTSQLSQFMDQNNPLSGLTHKRRLSALGPGGLSRERAGLEVRDVHPSHYGRMCPIETPEGPNIGLIGSLSVYARVNPFGFIETPYRKVENGRVTDEVVYLTADEEDRHVRAQANSPVGADGHFVDDRVLARRGNEEMEFVGPAEVDYMDVSPRQMVSVATAMIPFLEHDDANRALMGANMQRQAVPLIRSESPLVGTGMELRAAVDAGDVVVNEKPGVVEEVSADYITVMHDDGTRRSYRMRKFARSNQGTCANQRPIVDEGQRVEHGQVLADGPCTDNGEMALGKNLLVAVMPWEGHNYEDAIILSQRLVEEDVLTSIHIEEHEIDARDTKLGAEEITRDIPNVSDEVLADLDERGIVRIGAEVRDGDILVGKVTPKGETELTPEERLLRAIFGEKAREVRDTSLKVPHGESGKVIGIRVFSRDDDDDLPPGVNELVRVYVAQKRKIQDGDKLAGRHGNKGVIGKILPTEDMPFMPDGTPIDIILNTHGVPRRMNIGQILETHLGWIAKSGWKIDGNDQGLESMPDWAQNLPEDMWGQEADTNIATPVFDGAQEDELTGLLGSTLPNRDGETMVHSDGKATLFDGRSGEPFPYPVAVGYMYILKLHHLVDDKIHARSTGPYSMITQQPLGGKAQFGGQRFGEMECWAMQAYGAAYTLQELLTIKSDDVVGRVKVYEAIVKGENIPEPGIPESFKVLLKELQSLCLNVEVLSSDGAAIELREGEDEDLERAAANLGINLSRNEAATVDDLAQ